Part of the Oncorhynchus mykiss isolate Arlee chromosome 26, USDA_OmykA_1.1, whole genome shotgun sequence genome is shown below.
AGTGCAAATGGACCGACATTAGGCTGGAAATGGAAGGAGCTACGGTATCTCTAGCCACAATAAAACATCAGACCAATAACATACGAGACcaatacatttttgaaaataaaaggctccaaaatacattttgtttCTTTGCCTCAAATTCTTTCTAGAAACTGCAACATTTGTGCCGGTTTAAATATCCTCCTACAACACAATGGTCACTATGTTCCAGCACACATTTACAAAATCAGCAGCATGAAGAACAACACATCCCCCAACTTTTCCACAACCCACCTCCCACATGTGTACCGTGTGTAGTGagttgacctgtctctctctggctgtttGTGTTGATGAGCTTCAGCTCCTCAGTCCTGGAGCACTCTCCTCagctccccctccacctcctccaccaagGCAGGGAAGCTGGGGTCCAAGAGACACAGGCGGACAAAGGGCTCCAGCTCCCCACGGGACAGAGCACTGTGGCGGTACACCAGGGGCAAAGACAGACTATGCTCGCCCAGGAAGTGCTGAGAAAAAAATAGATAGACCAGGGACCTGTTCATTTCTTTGTATACAATTAAAGCCATGATATTGGCTAACTATAATCTCCCAAGTCAGTTAGGTGTTCATTATTTCATTGGCCTACCCTGCACTTCAGTAGTGGCGGGGAATAACTACAACCCCATGAAGTGTAGGTTACATTCAAGCTCAGTGGGTGAGAGTAGTAATGTTAAATAGCTACTATTTATTCACCTTGCGCGATTGTCAAACTCCATCAAGTGATCATTAAATGAATCATCACCCTCAGCATTCATCAGTCATCTATCTAATCACTGTGTTGTGTCAGTACCAACCTACCTGGGTAAGACGTTTGATGGATAAAGAGCCCTGGACGACCTCCGGTTCAGTAGCCATAGCCTCCCCAGCACCCGCCTGATGACAAGGTTAAAAGAGATGATACTAATGCCACAGGACTTTACAGGGCAACACACCAAGGGAGGTTAAGCTGCATCATAGCTGCATCCTTTATTGAATGATTTCCCTCAGTCATCATGGTTCATTCATCCTCACTGAGAGCTTTTTCAaatgtgtgtgatggtgtttattgTTGGTTTAATTTCTCCCCCTTCTGCGTGGGGAGGTTAAGGATGAACATATTTCACATTGTCATTGATTCATACATAAAATCCATATTAACCTAGTTGGTTCCAGGGCCATTCAGTATTAAACCAGCTATATTGTTTTCATGCCTGTAAATATCACCATCTAGTGGGTGATTCTTACTGTAACAACAGCAACTTTAATACCTCAACTATAGTTTGCCTCATACATTATGAAGaataacattcttaaaataagaaCAGCTTTAAaggtgaaaaaaacaaacatgcaaTGCACTCATTTCAATTAGATAATGTATTGCAGGAGCTGTTCCAATTCAGATGTTCCAAAATACACTTTCATGATACAATACGTAGCTACATgttttcagtgtgtatgtgttgttgaGTACCTGTTGATTCTGTGCAGTGGTCTTGGTAGGGGGCTGATTGGGTGTTGGGGGGCAGCTGAGTGGTGGTGGCCCCCTCTGTGTGGTGACAGGCAGGTACTCCTTCAGTCTGAGTACTGCACTGCTACACTCCTCCAGGGCCTCAGCCCTGCTGCCACTGAACTGCATCCTGATCAGACGGCTCTCCCCCTGCACATACACAGCATTGTTTCGTTTGAGAGCTAGCCAATATCTCCTCTTCGAATGCTACTAAGACAATCTTAACAAGCTTGACACGCCACTTACAATTCATCAGTGGCACTTATCTAGAACACTTATTTAGCCTACATATCACTCACAAGCCAGGCCCTTGGCAGAACATGGGCAACCAAAGCACTGCTTACAGCCAGCTAGTTGTTCCAAGACTGGTAAAATGCATCGTGTCAGGCCTCAGATCCCCTTAAATCAGGCCATTTAATGACCAATTACACTGTTGTCTCAGCACAGCCACCCCTGCCAAACATCAGGTCTGCCACGCTCATGTCAGTGTGAAATCTGGCTATGGTAAATAAAGCTGCCACTATACAAATTGCTGAGGAAATTCCAGACTAAAATTCCGGTGTTGCCTTGTAGTCAACATTAGCCTAAGTTTCATATAAAACTAGGTGCTAGAATAATAATACAATTTGGTATGTAGACTCTTGTatactttagctagctactattTAAAAATAAGTGTTGTTTCTTAAAGCAAATAAAGGCTTTCGCAACCCACCTTAACAGTCAGACGGAACAGCAGGGTATCTGATTTCTGCTGAACTTTGAGGTAGCTTGGAGCATCAAGTAAGGAAAACCCATCCTGAAAAATATGGAATCACAACAATCAGACAGACTAACAATTGTAAACAAACAACAGTCAAAAGTCATAGTAGTAAAACCAAAGTCATATTGGATAGGGCACATAGCTAATCATCATGTCTTCAATGAGACAAAAAAGTACATTTAATAGTATCAGACGGAGCATGCAGCAATCACAGCTCTACTTTTGGATAGCAGGAGCTGGAGCAATCTCAAATTATCTGAAATGACATAAGTACGCCTGCAGGGGGCTCTATTGACTCAGAAACCCATCCAGACCCTGTGACCAGCATCATGCCATCAGAATGTCTTTGGAAAGATAACTTCCATCTCAAACAACCAGCTGTTGGAGGCTGAAT
Proteins encoded:
- the rec114 gene encoding meiotic recombination protein REC114 isoform X1; the encoded protein is MATVHKSIWTLKRFGRFLPGTKEDGGNPWKMFEPSESAGELVLTIVESGHMLVSQGHDLLDGFSLLDAPSYLKVQQKSDTLLFRLTVKGESRLIRMQFSGSRAEALEECSSAVLRLKEYLPVTTQRGPPPLSCPPTPNQPPTKTTAQNQQAGAGEAMATEPEVVQGSLSIKRLTQHFLGEHSLSLPLVYRHSALSRGELEPFVRLCLLDPSFPALVEEVEGELRRVLQD
- the rec114 gene encoding meiotic recombination protein REC114 isoform X2 gives rise to the protein MATVHKSIWTLKRFGRFLPGTKEDGGNPWKDGFSLLDAPSYLKVQQKSDTLLFRLTVKGESRLIRMQFSGSRAEALEECSSAVLRLKEYLPVTTQRGPPPLSCPPTPNQPPTKTTAQNQQAGAGEAMATEPEVVQGSLSIKRLTQHFLGEHSLSLPLVYRHSALSRGELEPFVRLCLLDPSFPALVEEVEGELRRVLQD